A region from the Salicibibacter cibarius genome encodes:
- a CDS encoding phage tail tape measure protein: MAETANLTVRIGANISEFEKKMQETQKNFDKLGGALKTAGKGMTAAVTAPIVAIGGAAFAAANDFDKAYNQIQVQTGATGDDLAGLEKNFKSVFRSIPVDSETASSAIASLNSSTGATGETLEGMTTSVLEASRMMGEDGAANAEAFGRAMNQWQIPAEEGEQAMDRLFKASQEYDIGMGDLMGTMSAYGPVLQNAGFEMHEAADLFARLEDSGISVSRVMPGLNSAFRNWASEGKDAREEFDKVVAQMQDAETETEALSIATEAFGAEGAQRLTTAIRNGVIPSTDELGDALEDSEGAISDLSEETMTVGDRFQLMKNRIQEAIAPLGEVFMDILEDLEPFFMDLIGWIEDLGKWFSDLSPAAQRMVIAIGGIAAAIGPLLVVAGTLISSITKIGAVFKLFTPVVAGVGKAFALLSNPVGWVIAIVGALIAVFTYLWNTNEGFRNAVINIWETIRDAAIAIFEAVAGFLTDTWDWISETAITVWNWLKDTLSSIWNSIYDTVAPIFSAIADFLAATWEVISTTAQAWWNVVTTILSEAWEGLMAIVMPIFNAISDFISSVWGTVSSTSSSVWGTITDVLSTVWGWISDTALTIFGYISDFLTTIWEPIRDTITTVWGFISDYLSHLWTLIVDIAVAVFEPIAAFFSGIWNTISDVTSTVWDGITSALSSVWEMIKTLASGNFDSVRDIIDIVWNTIKDVTSTVWDTIRNIFSTVVRGIVNTASSWFSSMQDSIVSIFTAISTFFSNIWSTIRNTFQRLIRIIVNFVRDRWNGTLDTTRNIFNSISTFFSNIWSSIRDAISNFVTRIWNNIRDAWNNTMSTTRNIFNRLFNWLSDLWDSLWSTVTGFADDIWSGVSDAWDSLWSSTRRMFNRIKNWISDTFDDIVDWAKELPGRIGDAISNMASAAVDGAKSMINSMADSLEEGVNFVIGGLNDLLSAIGLSVSIDELSIPRLARGTNSHPGGPAMVNDGRGPELIKTPGNHPGFVSGQNRVVNLPRGSKVASYEKSNRMMGGNLPAYSGGIGSWASNAWDNVTSFGSDVWDGITGTASAAWDFLSDGASAAIDGLFDMVGFDIPDGDDFLSGLGRGVIEQIKEGLIGFTDAQTMAFSDFQGIDFGDAFTRTSGYGWRVHPITGDRRHHSGVDYAAPMGTPYPAQASGRVVTSGWAGGLGNLVEIQSGNILYRYGHNSKNLVGVGDEVSRGDMIAEVGSTGNSTGPHVHFEIHEDGESQNPETWTPPTSDPGGSGVQRWRSVIQQASARMNANASSSDISAILSQIQLESGGNEKAVQSPGVNDINMRMGNPAQGLLQYIPSTFAAYSMPGHSNILSGFDQLLAFFNNSTWRRDNPGGTRGWSPRGARRFARGGIVNQDQMARVGERGPEAIIPLSANRRGRAQQLHSDVGRMIGADDSGGETNITVNNTYTDANPTPSQLARKQKQQLRRLGMEWG; this comes from the coding sequence ATGGCAGAGACAGCAAATCTAACGGTTAGAATCGGTGCAAATATATCCGAATTTGAAAAGAAAATGCAAGAGACGCAAAAGAATTTTGACAAACTTGGCGGCGCCCTAAAAACAGCCGGTAAAGGTATGACGGCGGCTGTTACGGCTCCAATTGTTGCTATCGGTGGCGCTGCATTTGCGGCGGCGAATGATTTTGACAAGGCGTATAACCAAATACAGGTGCAGACAGGCGCAACCGGAGATGATTTGGCAGGTCTTGAGAAAAATTTCAAAAGTGTTTTCCGGAGCATCCCGGTTGATAGCGAGACTGCATCATCTGCTATTGCATCTTTAAATAGTAGTACAGGTGCCACTGGCGAAACATTGGAAGGTATGACTACAAGCGTTCTTGAAGCTTCCCGAATGATGGGAGAGGATGGAGCGGCGAATGCCGAAGCATTTGGACGGGCTATGAACCAATGGCAAATACCGGCTGAAGAAGGCGAGCAAGCAATGGATCGCTTGTTTAAAGCCTCGCAAGAATATGACATCGGTATGGGCGATTTGATGGGAACTATGAGCGCTTATGGACCCGTTCTACAAAACGCTGGTTTTGAAATGCATGAAGCGGCTGACTTGTTCGCTCGCCTTGAAGACAGCGGTATATCTGTCTCCCGTGTCATGCCCGGGCTCAATAGTGCTTTTCGTAACTGGGCATCTGAAGGTAAGGATGCGAGAGAGGAATTTGACAAGGTCGTTGCCCAGATGCAGGATGCGGAAACAGAAACCGAAGCTTTGTCTATTGCCACTGAAGCATTTGGAGCAGAAGGTGCGCAACGATTGACCACAGCGATTAGAAACGGTGTTATTCCATCCACGGACGAACTAGGGGATGCATTGGAAGATTCTGAAGGGGCTATTTCTGATCTTTCAGAGGAAACCATGACTGTTGGCGATCGGTTTCAGTTGATGAAAAACCGTATACAAGAAGCGATAGCACCCCTCGGTGAAGTCTTTATGGATATTCTTGAGGATCTTGAACCTTTCTTCATGGATTTGATTGGATGGATAGAAGATTTAGGTAAATGGTTTAGCGATCTTAGTCCTGCGGCTCAACGTATGGTTATTGCTATAGGTGGAATTGCGGCGGCTATTGGTCCCTTGTTAGTCGTAGCCGGAACGCTCATATCATCTATAACAAAAATAGGTGCTGTGTTTAAACTATTCACACCAGTGGTGGCGGGAGTAGGAAAAGCGTTTGCGTTGTTGTCAAATCCAGTCGGATGGGTCATTGCGATTGTAGGCGCATTGATAGCCGTATTTACGTATCTATGGAACACCAACGAAGGATTTAGAAATGCCGTCATCAATATATGGGAAACCATTAGGGATGCAGCAATAGCGATATTCGAAGCAGTCGCTGGTTTTCTGACTGATACATGGGATTGGATTTCAGAAACGGCTATAACCGTGTGGAATTGGCTTAAAGATACCCTTTCCAGTATATGGAACTCTATTTATGACACTGTCGCCCCAATATTTTCTGCTATTGCAGATTTTCTCGCTGCTACGTGGGAAGTTATCTCAACTACAGCTCAAGCGTGGTGGAACGTTGTCACTACTATCCTGAGCGAAGCTTGGGAAGGTCTAATGGCTATTGTTATGCCGATATTCAACGCTATTTCTGATTTTATTTCCAGTGTGTGGGGAACGGTTAGCAGTACATCATCCAGTGTGTGGGGAACGATTACCGATGTCCTTAGTACAGTGTGGGGTTGGATTTCTGACACAGCACTAACCATTTTCGGGTACATTTCAGATTTTCTTACAACAATATGGGAGCCGATTAGAGATACAATCACCACGGTGTGGGGATTCATTTCAGATTACCTTTCTCATTTATGGACATTAATTGTTGACATAGCGGTCGCTGTTTTTGAGCCAATAGCGGCGTTTTTCTCTGGAATTTGGAACACGATTAGTGACGTCACGTCCACTGTATGGGATGGAATTACTAGTGCCCTTTCTTCCGTGTGGGAAATGATTAAAACGTTAGCTTCCGGAAACTTCGACTCGGTTAGAGATATTATTGACATTGTTTGGAATACCATTAAAGATGTTACATCCACAGTCTGGGATACGATTAGAAATATATTTTCAACCGTTGTGCGAGGAATTGTAAATACAGCGTCATCATGGTTCAGTTCTATGCAAGACAGTATTGTTTCAATATTTACTGCGATTTCCACCTTTTTCTCAAACATCTGGTCAACGATTCGTAACACCTTCCAGCGACTGATTCGCATAATCGTCAATTTTGTACGTGATCGCTGGAACGGCACTCTTGATACGACACGGAACATATTTAACAGCATAAGCACATTCTTCTCCAATATTTGGTCCAGCATCCGTGACGCCATATCTAATTTTGTTACCAGAATATGGAATAATATCCGTGATGCTTGGAACAACACAATGAGTACCACTCGAAACATATTCAACCGCCTATTTAACTGGCTATCTGATTTGTGGGACTCTCTCTGGTCTACTGTGACAGGTTTTGCAGATGATATCTGGTCAGGGGTGTCTGATGCGTGGGATAGCTTGTGGTCATCCACACGGCGGATGTTTAACCGGATTAAAAATTGGATATCTGACACATTTGACGATATTGTCGATTGGGCGAAGGAATTACCTGGTCGAATCGGTGATGCCATATCAAACATGGCGAGTGCAGCAGTCGATGGCGCTAAAAGCATGATAAACTCAATGGCTGACAGCTTAGAAGAAGGTGTCAATTTTGTTATTGGCGGCTTGAATGATTTGCTTTCAGCGATTGGCTTGAGTGTAAGCATTGATGAGTTATCTATCCCTCGATTGGCAAGAGGGACAAATAGCCATCCTGGTGGACCAGCTATGGTCAACGACGGGCGTGGTCCGGAACTCATTAAAACGCCCGGTAACCACCCCGGATTTGTGAGTGGTCAAAACAGAGTTGTAAACCTACCACGTGGCAGTAAAGTTGCTTCTTATGAAAAATCTAACCGCATGATGGGCGGTAACCTACCTGCTTACTCCGGCGGCATCGGTAGTTGGGCGTCAAATGCTTGGGATAATGTCACCTCGTTCGGAAGCGACGTTTGGGATGGTATTACAGGTACAGCGTCTGCGGCATGGGATTTTCTCTCAGACGGTGCGAGTGCGGCGATAGATGGATTGTTTGATATGGTCGGCTTTGATATACCAGACGGGGACGATTTCCTCTCTGGTTTAGGTAGAGGGGTCATAGAACAAATCAAAGAAGGTTTGATCGGGTTCACCGATGCGCAAACAATGGCTTTTTCTGATTTTCAAGGAATTGATTTTGGTGATGCCTTCACTCGGACAAGCGGATACGGATGGCGTGTCCACCCAATCACAGGCGACAGACGCCACCATTCAGGTGTTGACTACGCCGCTCCGATGGGTACGCCGTATCCTGCACAGGCAAGCGGTCGTGTGGTCACATCTGGATGGGCTGGCGGTTTAGGTAATTTGGTAGAAATACAGTCGGGAAATATCTTGTACCGTTACGGTCACAACAGCAAAAACCTTGTCGGCGTCGGTGATGAAGTTAGTCGTGGCGACATGATTGCAGAGGTTGGAAGCACAGGTAACAGCACAGGTCCTCACGTCCACTTTGAAATTCATGAGGATGGAGAATCTCAGAATCCAGAAACATGGACGCCGCCAACGTCTGATCCGGGTGGTTCAGGCGTGCAAAGATGGCGCTCGGTGATCCAACAAGCATCCGCACGTATGAATGCAAACGCAAGTTCTTCTGATATCAGCGCTATATTGTCACAAATACAGCTAGAATCAGGCGGGAACGAAAAGGCTGTGCAATCACCTGGGGTCAACGATATAAACATGCGGATGGGTAACCCGGCGCAGGGTCTATTACAGTATATCCCGTCCACATTCGCCGCCTATTCCATGCCCGGACATAGCAACATTTTGTCCGGTTTTGACCAATTGCTTGCGTTTTTTAACAACAGCACGTGGCGACGAGATAACCCAGGAGGCACACGGGGATGGAGCCCCCGAGGTGCGAGAAGGTTCGCCCGTGGCGGTATTGTCAACCAGGATCAAATGGCAAGAGTCGGCGAGCGTGGACCGGAAGCGATTATACCGTTGTCCGCTAATCGACGTGGACGTGCCCAGCAACTCCACAGCGATGTTGGTCGCATGATTGGTGCTGATGACAGTGGCGGAGAAACAAACATCACAGTCAACAACACCTATACCGATGCCAATCCTACGCCAAGTCAATTGGCACGAAAACAAAAACAGCAGTTACGACGCCTCGGAATGGAGTGGGGTTGA
- a CDS encoding phage tail family protein yields MNTTLTITNARGESMTFTSEDRKCKLMDFESELDAEVQTEKAPFQQGESYVDSLLETKSMTMEFLLLNKDQMELEKLKRKASKIMNPTLGLCELKYENDGGVWVINAAPETAVSYPTGSENRVPGLQRGMVDFLAPSPFWKSTEITTESMDSFRGLFILPMTFPTQFGIQGSSVVIDNTGDVPCPVQVEFQGPSDRPEIRNNRTGEYIRIDDELGEDDVLTIDTTQGQKHVRINGRNVINWIDRGSTFWQLEPGDNEVEYLAYAGSEDAQVTISYQFRYVGI; encoded by the coding sequence ATGAATACAACACTAACGATTACGAACGCACGTGGAGAGTCCATGACGTTTACAAGCGAGGATCGAAAATGTAAACTCATGGACTTTGAATCAGAGTTGGATGCGGAAGTGCAAACAGAAAAGGCTCCGTTTCAGCAGGGTGAAAGTTATGTGGATAGCTTGTTAGAAACTAAATCTATGACGATGGAGTTTCTTCTATTAAATAAGGATCAAATGGAACTTGAAAAATTGAAACGGAAAGCGTCGAAAATCATGAATCCCACACTGGGATTGTGTGAATTGAAATACGAAAATGACGGCGGTGTGTGGGTGATCAATGCCGCCCCCGAAACGGCGGTTAGCTACCCTACAGGTAGTGAAAACCGTGTCCCGGGATTACAGAGGGGAATGGTTGATTTTCTTGCACCTTCGCCGTTTTGGAAATCGACAGAAATAACCACAGAATCCATGGACTCCTTCCGGGGTCTTTTTATTTTGCCTATGACATTTCCAACGCAGTTTGGGATACAGGGATCATCTGTGGTGATTGACAATACAGGAGACGTTCCTTGCCCTGTGCAAGTGGAATTTCAAGGTCCTTCAGATCGCCCAGAGATACGAAATAATCGAACCGGTGAATATATCCGAATCGATGATGAGTTGGGCGAGGATGATGTTTTGACGATCGATACCACGCAGGGGCAAAAACATGTTCGTATTAATGGCAGAAACGTGATCAACTGGATAGACAGAGGGTCAACATTTTGGCAATTAGAACCCGGAGATAATGAGGTCGAATATTTAGCATATGCAGGTTCGGAAGATGCACAGGTGACAATTAGTTATCAGTTCAGGTATGTGGGGATATAG
- a CDS encoding Gp37-like protein, with product MKPIRILSPNFVLQAEIDRYSSYQRTNRWHSPGEFELHVNRHMQGADLLRKGNYIVTMEPETEQTSIERDEDLSSGMLANLEVT from the coding sequence GTGAAACCTATCCGTATCCTCTCTCCTAACTTTGTCCTGCAAGCAGAAATAGACCGTTATTCATCTTATCAGCGTACCAACCGCTGGCATTCACCGGGCGAGTTTGAATTACACGTCAATCGGCATATGCAGGGAGCTGATTTATTAAGAAAAGGTAACTATATCGTGACCATGGAACCGGAAACGGAGCAAACGAGCATTGAACGGGATGAGGATTTAAGCAGTGGTATGCTGGCTAACTTGGAGGTTACGTAG
- a CDS encoding Gp37-like protein, producing the protein MLTLTYQPAWENDQSQDDDHDIPLDRNYYEFHEVWDDIFGDHHRQYDTYGERLSQNINLSPIVNYVDSEITWESDEPDDTSVTVEARVNGGDWRQIRNGGKIPLQSGTETNGMRVCTRQMLRTSNNRVTPELTRFEINIYGEHEVLRMNGDKVGMIRHREIEMDDTGKASEVWTTQGPDLKGIAEQRITVPPEGRAEDRLQAPAETIMKQWVENNLVNPTDSDRAIPNMRIAPDQERGETINRGTRYKNLAEELESISQFTGLGWNIYADFEENELVFDVYEGVDRTAGQDENPRVIFSPEFDTLGELHFVDSQTDYKNTAYVAGQGEGEERLVTITGEGTGLDRHEIFIDARDVGDEDDDGNEIDEDEQIDILQERGQEELSETEVEQMLEGGILTHSTFQYERDYRLGDKVTLQKEGWHFIPTVTGRPLYNGETFATAHDDLWLAESDFIGDLQELLVKADRDIGDHGIDRVFGQNTLDAVRDFQERYGISYHGDYEYGVPTDETIAALEAVVNGDEANIPKPGLAIDTPITEIKEVFEPGTTELEAVFGKEMPNLISKVKREISQIGNEIRR; encoded by the coding sequence ATGCTAACCCTAACCTACCAACCCGCCTGGGAAAATGACCAATCACAGGATGATGACCACGATATTCCGCTTGACCGCAATTATTACGAATTTCATGAGGTCTGGGATGATATTTTCGGCGACCATCACCGCCAATACGACACCTACGGCGAGCGACTCTCGCAAAATATCAATCTATCGCCTATCGTCAATTATGTTGACAGCGAAATTACATGGGAGTCAGACGAACCGGATGACACAAGCGTCACTGTCGAAGCTCGTGTCAATGGCGGTGATTGGCGGCAGATCAGAAATGGCGGCAAAATACCATTGCAATCCGGCACGGAAACAAACGGTATGAGGGTCTGCACAAGGCAGATGCTACGAACGTCAAACAACCGTGTCACGCCTGAATTAACTCGGTTTGAAATCAATATATACGGCGAACATGAGGTCTTGCGAATGAACGGCGATAAGGTTGGCATGATCCGTCACAGAGAAATTGAAATGGATGATACCGGTAAAGCATCCGAAGTGTGGACGACACAAGGACCTGATCTTAAAGGTATTGCAGAACAGAGAATTACTGTGCCGCCAGAAGGTAGGGCAGAAGATAGACTCCAAGCGCCAGCCGAAACAATTATGAAACAGTGGGTGGAAAACAATCTTGTCAATCCCACAGACAGTGATCGTGCTATTCCTAACATGCGTATTGCTCCTGATCAAGAACGGGGAGAGACAATCAATAGGGGGACACGATACAAGAATCTTGCAGAAGAATTGGAATCCATCTCTCAATTTACGGGATTAGGCTGGAATATATACGCTGACTTTGAAGAAAATGAACTGGTATTTGACGTGTATGAAGGTGTGGACAGGACAGCCGGGCAGGACGAGAATCCACGGGTGATATTCAGTCCTGAGTTTGACACCCTTGGTGAACTCCATTTTGTGGACAGTCAAACGGATTATAAAAACACAGCTTATGTTGCCGGCCAAGGTGAAGGGGAAGAACGGTTAGTTACTATTACGGGTGAAGGAACAGGCCTTGATCGTCATGAAATATTTATTGATGCCCGTGATGTCGGTGATGAAGATGACGACGGCAACGAGATTGATGAGGATGAACAGATAGATATCCTTCAAGAACGTGGGCAAGAAGAATTGTCGGAAACTGAAGTGGAACAGATGCTTGAAGGTGGCATCCTTACACACTCCACATTTCAGTATGAGAGGGATTACCGATTGGGCGATAAAGTTACCCTCCAAAAAGAAGGTTGGCATTTCATCCCGACGGTTACCGGCAGACCGTTATACAATGGCGAAACTTTTGCAACAGCCCACGATGATTTGTGGCTTGCAGAGAGTGATTTTATTGGCGATTTGCAGGAGTTGCTGGTTAAAGCAGACCGTGACATTGGCGACCACGGGATAGATCGTGTGTTTGGTCAAAATACTTTGGACGCTGTCAGGGATTTTCAGGAGCGGTACGGTATCAGCTATCACGGAGACTATGAATATGGCGTACCCACGGATGAAACCATAGCGGCACTTGAAGCTGTGGTCAATGGCGATGAAGCCAATATACCAAAACCTGGTTTAGCCATAGACACACCCATCACAGAGATCAAGGAAGTATTTGAACCAGGGACCACTGAACTGGAAGCTGTATTCGGGAAGGAAATGCCTAACTTGATATCTAAAGTAAAACGTGAAATATCGCAAATTGGTAACGAAATAAGGCGTTAG
- a CDS encoding Gp37-like protein: MPVVELNSTASQRITMPPEGKQADVIKAPAETVMKHLVRRNLVEATEPGRNIADLIIAPDKGRGPVVEVTTRYRNLEDELNELLMRSGLSWSFYEYREGTVFEVKSIREEA, translated from the coding sequence ATGCCAGTCGTCGAACTGAACAGTACAGCAAGTCAACGTATCACAATGCCGCCCGAGGGTAAGCAGGCGGACGTGATCAAAGCGCCTGCTGAAACGGTTATGAAGCATCTGGTTCGGAGGAACCTTGTCGAAGCAACTGAACCAGGTAGAAACATTGCTGACCTTATTATTGCTCCTGATAAGGGTCGTGGTCCGGTGGTAGAGGTGACCACAAGATACAGAAATTTAGAGGATGAATTAAACGAGCTGTTAATGCGCTCGGGGTTATCGTGGTCATTTTATGAGTATAGAGAAGGAACGGTATTCGAAGTAAAAAGCATAAGGGAGGAAGCATAA
- a CDS encoding phage holin, LLH family, with the protein MEFITESLMESVFTIVGVLIAAIVSYLAPKAKRLIAIASDADNLGIIDAITDWAVEYVEEEFQGKEGKEKFNQAATAAAQLLNNYGIEVSDELIKTSIQKGYNNLVADGKEKKKQPHNGELEQG; encoded by the coding sequence ATGGAATTTATCACAGAAAGTTTAATGGAATCCGTTTTTACGATCGTGGGTGTACTGATCGCCGCAATCGTTTCTTATTTAGCGCCGAAAGCTAAGCGGCTAATTGCCATTGCATCCGATGCTGACAATCTAGGGATCATCGACGCTATCACGGATTGGGCGGTTGAGTATGTGGAAGAAGAATTCCAAGGTAAGGAAGGGAAGGAAAAGTTTAACCAAGCGGCAACCGCAGCAGCTCAATTGCTGAACAATTATGGTATTGAGGTGTCAGACGAATTGATTAAAACATCCATTCAAAAAGGATACAACAACCTAGTTGCTGATGGCAAAGAGAAGAAAAAGCAACCTCATAACGGCGAGTTAGAGCAAGGGTAA
- a CDS encoding peptidoglycan recognition protein family protein, with product MSEINYPNLRWNGSLTSLNPSNIRGTAIHHLAHPSWGLMDTHTYHRDTLGWAGIGYNYLILRSGTIYEGRGDHVGAHASGYNSTYIGVALTGDFETGSQTPTSDQMDSLYWLIPELKKTYPNADNIVGHYDLGQTSCPGRRFPMSEFKRNVGSGGSGGSAPRYGDNNESFANYHSDWWGRDDETVKTIQRLLQLVDELPSGSADSIFGQQTLDAVRSFQDKHSLSQSGANFYGVPGPATLEKLAEEGNTTAAMPGDVVRMIRSFNYRSRANWADDAIAGTVSEGEAFTVVRRAIMSHTGDLYEIKSGNYISVLPSHVEVVKQS from the coding sequence ATGAGTGAAATTAATTATCCTAACCTACGCTGGAACGGCAGTTTGACAAGCCTCAATCCTAGTAATATTAGAGGCACAGCCATACATCACTTGGCACACCCTTCTTGGGGATTGATGGATACTCACACTTATCACCGTGACACGCTGGGTTGGGCGGGTATTGGATATAATTACCTGATACTAAGAAGCGGCACAATTTACGAAGGTCGTGGAGATCATGTAGGCGCTCATGCAAGCGGGTATAATAGCACGTATATTGGCGTGGCGCTTACTGGTGACTTTGAAACAGGTAGCCAAACACCAACCAGTGATCAGATGGATTCGCTTTATTGGCTTATTCCAGAATTAAAAAAGACGTACCCCAACGCTGACAACATTGTCGGTCATTATGATTTGGGGCAGACAAGCTGCCCGGGCAGACGTTTTCCTATGTCTGAATTTAAGCGGAATGTTGGTAGCGGCGGATCAGGCGGTAGCGCACCACGATACGGAGATAACAACGAATCCTTTGCCAACTACCACAGTGATTGGTGGGGGCGAGATGACGAGACAGTAAAGACAATACAACGATTGTTGCAATTGGTCGATGAGCTTCCGTCCGGTTCGGCAGACAGCATATTTGGTCAGCAAACACTAGACGCTGTACGATCATTCCAGGATAAGCACAGCCTTTCTCAAAGTGGTGCTAACTTTTATGGCGTACCTGGACCAGCTACCCTCGAAAAACTTGCAGAAGAAGGAAACACCACAGCAGCTATGCCCGGTGATGTAGTGAGGATGATAAGAAGCTTCAACTATCGCAGTCGCGCCAATTGGGCCGACGATGCTATTGCCGGCACAGTCAGCGAGGGTGAAGCGTTTACGGTTGTGCGACGGGCGATCATGAGCCATACTGGCGATTTGTATGAAATCAAGTCAGGAAACTATATAAGCGTGCTCCCGAGCCATGTGGAAGTTGTTAAACAATCATGA
- the sda gene encoding sporulation histidine kinase inhibitor Sda, whose product MNTLKALSDELLAEAYEKAKKLNLNKDFLMHLESEIQRRDLNND is encoded by the coding sequence ATGAATACCCTCAAAGCCTTATCTGATGAATTGCTAGCAGAAGCTTACGAGAAAGCAAAAAAGCTAAACTTAAATAAAGACTTTCTCATGCATTTAGAAAGCGAAATCCAACGTCGAGATTTGAACAACGATTAA
- a CDS encoding helix-turn-helix transcriptional regulator, whose protein sequence is MRKVRGVKKVAEYLESINCPISISTIQRYMREGDFPYSKPTERIVIFDLDEIDKWLGE, encoded by the coding sequence GTGCGCAAAGTACGAGGCGTCAAAAAAGTTGCTGAATATCTAGAATCTATAAACTGCCCAATCAGTATATCCACGATTCAACGTTACATGCGAGAAGGCGATTTTCCTTATTCCAAACCGACCGAAAGAATTGTGATTTTTGATTTAGACGAAATCGACAAGTGGTTAGGGGAGTGA
- a CDS encoding transposase, whose product MKIAKTLSHKITNHSRIFDETLDIYNDALAFIIEVIDKEFDKLDDMTTKSITAAVERLIHTTASNPSPKYRAFNARFYKFPSYFRRSALASAFGKVKSYRSNLRNWEEEKAIALSEGKNFKKSPPKLQLKHKEFPVFYRGNMFKRTSDTTAQIKIFHNNDWVWVDIKFKDQDLYKRGVWDWKENNPTLVKVGKKYFLNFSYQSKVKLNKTKINDQKICAVDLGINNSAVCSVMDIKGAVLARKFINQPKEKDRLYTLTNKLRKAQRVSGWIAAPNFWRRINGIQKHIVNDTSHEIITFAMDNDCDVIVFEYLDKMKMPKGFWGAKKLRFKLRYWRKKGIQNKVTEMAHYLGMRMSRVNARNTSKLAFDGSGEVERNWKKDLATFSSGKVYHADLSASYNIGARYFVRGIQKSMSETKWLSLQANVPEVAKRTYTTLSSLISLTKALESPKVT is encoded by the coding sequence ATGAAGATAGCCAAAACATTGTCGCATAAGATTACGAATCACTCTCGTATCTTTGATGAAACGCTAGATATATACAACGACGCACTGGCTTTTATCATCGAAGTCATAGACAAAGAATTTGATAAACTTGATGATATGACGACGAAGTCTATTACTGCTGCGGTGGAAAGGCTCATTCATACAACTGCATCAAACCCTTCTCCAAAGTACCGGGCATTTAACGCTCGTTTTTATAAGTTTCCTTCGTACTTTCGCAGAAGTGCCCTTGCTTCGGCTTTCGGGAAAGTGAAAAGCTATCGTTCCAATTTGCGTAACTGGGAAGAAGAGAAGGCAATTGCGCTTTCTGAGGGGAAAAATTTTAAAAAGAGCCCTCCGAAATTGCAATTAAAACACAAGGAATTCCCAGTGTTTTATCGAGGCAATATGTTCAAACGAACATCGGATACTACGGCTCAAATCAAAATTTTTCATAACAATGATTGGGTATGGGTCGATATCAAATTCAAAGACCAAGACTTATATAAACGGGGCGTTTGGGATTGGAAAGAAAACAACCCTACGCTTGTTAAAGTCGGAAAAAAATATTTCCTGAATTTTAGTTATCAATCAAAAGTAAAATTAAATAAAACAAAAATCAACGACCAAAAAATCTGTGCGGTAGACCTTGGCATTAACAACTCTGCGGTTTGTTCGGTCATGGATATAAAAGGTGCTGTCTTGGCTCGAAAGTTTATCAACCAGCCAAAAGAAAAAGACCGGTTATATACGTTGACGAACAAGCTGCGCAAAGCGCAACGGGTGTCGGGTTGGATTGCTGCACCTAATTTTTGGCGTCGTATCAATGGGATTCAAAAACACATCGTGAATGATACATCGCATGAAATAATAACGTTCGCAATGGATAATGATTGCGATGTCATTGTTTTTGAATACTTGGATAAGATGAAGATGCCGAAAGGGTTTTGGGGCGCAAAAAAACTTCGCTTCAAACTTCGTTACTGGCGAAAGAAAGGGATTCAAAACAAAGTAACGGAGATGGCACATTATCTCGGTATGCGTATGTCAAGAGTGAATGCTCGTAATACAAGCAAGTTGGCATTTGATGGTTCCGGAGAAGTCGAGCGAAATTGGAAAAAAGACCTCGCCACATTTTCAAGTGGAAAAGTCTATCATGCCGATTTATCGGCTTCGTATAATATCGGTGCACGATACTTTGTTCGAGGTATCCAAAAATCCATGTCGGAAACGAAATGGTTGTCACTTCAGGCAAACGTTCCTGAAGTGGCAAAAAGGACATATACGACTTTGTCTTCATTAATTAGCCTTACGAAAGCATTAGAGTCGCCGAAGGTGACTTAA